The DNA window AAGGTAGGTCTGGGCGTCGGTAATTGCCGCGTTGTAGATCGACGGTCCGATCTCCTCCATCACGAAATCGAGCAAGAGCTTCGCTTGCAGCTCACCGAGATCTTCATCGCGCTGTTCGGTGAAGTAGCGGCGAATCGAGCCGACCAACTTGTCGACGGTCTCCTCGGGAAGCTCGACGAGCATGCCAGGACGGCTGGGTGTCATCGGCCCCTCGGCTCGCCCAGGACTTCGAGCGCTTTCTCGATTGCGCTGTCTCGGCCGCTCGCGAGGTCGGCCGGTGAGAAGACCGGAACGCGGATCGTCGGCGGAATGCCGGTGCCATCGTAGGTCTTGCCATCGGTGACGAAACGCTCGTTAGGTAGACCGAATCGCCACCCATTGGGTAAACGCCGGCCGAGGACGTCGGAAAACACGCCCTGCGTATTGTCGCCGACGCGGACCACCTTGGGCTGGCGATGGAGCAGCGCCTGCGTGAACGTCTCGGCGGCGCTCACGCTGTGAATCCCGATCAGGTGCACCACGGGTCCACGGAAGCCAGGCCGGTTCGTTGCGCGCACCCAGCTCGCCTGTCCGGGCGTCCATTTCGACGGGTCGTTCGGGTCGAGGCGTGCCTCCTTCGTGTAGGCGACGTAGTCACTCGACGTGAGACGACCCGCGATGGCGAGGCCTAACGGGTCGGCACCGCCGCCATTAAGGCGGACGTCGGTGACGAGCCCTTTCCACGAGCTCGCATCGGCGAAGATCGTGTCGAGTGCTCCTTCGAGAGCAATCAGGCCGCTGTCGAATGACCCATCCGCTGCATAACGACTGAAGCCGCGGATGCGCAGATAGCCGATGTCCTTCGTCAGCATCCCGAACTCGAGCTGCCCCTGACAGAACTTGCGAAGCGGGCCCGTGAGATAGCGCTCGACGGTGGCTAGGAAACGCGGAAATTGATCGCG is part of the Gemmatimonadaceae bacterium genome and encodes:
- a CDS encoding DUF2164 domain-containing protein, whose amino-acid sequence is MTPSRPGMLVELPEETVDKLVGSIRRYFTEQRDEDLGELQAKLLLDFVMEEIGPSIYNAAITDAQTYLRDRVADLDGACFVPEFGYWKPGKSRK
- a CDS encoding S41 family peptidase encodes the protein MRSHHTFRVALFAAIVAIPSVANAQKQLWLSDGYGFLFDASRDTLRAFEVTSISCIPSFTASAVTAPAGASAAYRLNGAPVTVLLVPDKTTGGMRFHLNGAASDVILRRATEKPAVCNQPTANTPSSNFDVFTRTWAEQYGFFDIKHVDWATIVAANRAKITDSTPPKELFAVLQGMIEPLHDAHTYIGAQDDPSLRFSGFRDGSDVTPRDQFPRFLATVERYLTGPLRKFCQGQLEFGMLTKDIGYLRIRGFSRYAADGSFDSGLIALEGALDTIFADASSWKGLVTDVRLNGGGADPLGLAIAGRLTSSDYVAYTKEARLDPNDPSKWTPGQASWVRATNRPGFRGPVVHLIGIHSVSAAETFTQALLHRQPKVVRVGDNTQGVFSDVLGRRLPNGWRFGLPNERFVTDGKTYDGTGIPPTIRVPVFSPADLASGRDSAIEKALEVLGEPRGR